Proteins encoded in a region of the Penaeus vannamei isolate JL-2024 chromosome 30, ASM4276789v1, whole genome shotgun sequence genome:
- the LOC113812452 gene encoding uncharacterized protein — protein YSQGGSTSWYELREKLKQHRFEGNTQAAILSVRHPLSRLTSAYRDKFLNGSPISAYDAAWKNVTRSSQSWRYRWSAYWLPALVSRGDVEPSLWMDKRRHTKAVNMSDVCRSTLISNLAVVKQFERDYRLNMKKYISIFSNVTFSFEDFLRHILWTFDHDIMDHHWAPQSCLCDPCGQHYDYILHLENIGQEARHVFDALGVPQEVQLGSDHDTKKALSVSENGYFDGIDKALMTRLYVLYKNDFNLFGYQY, from the exons TATTCACAGGGAGGTTCTACTTCATGGTATGAACTGAGAGAGAAGTTAAAACAACACCGGTTTGAAGGGAATACTCAGGCGGCTATCCTCAGTGTAAGGCATCCTCTCTCACGCTTGACATCAGCTTATAG AGACAAGTTCCTAAATGGCAGCCCAATTTCAGCATATGACGCTGCCTGGAAGAACGTCACACGAAGCAGTCAGTCTTGGCGCTACCGCTGGAGCGCCTACTGGCTTCCGGCGCTCGTCTCAAGGGGAGACGTCGAACCTTCGCTGTGGATGGACAAGAGGAGACATACAAAGGCAGTGAACATGTCCGACGTGTGTAGGTCAACGCTGATCTCGAATCTGGCTGTTGTTAAGCAATTTGAACGGGATTATAGACTCAACATGAAAAAGTACATCAGCATCTTCAGCAACGTAACTTTCAGTTTTGAGGATTTTCTCCGCCACATACTTTGGACTTTTGATCACGACATCATGGACCACCACTGGGCGCCCCAGAGCTGCTTGTGCGACCCATGTGGACAACACTACGACTACATCCTCCACTTGGAGAACATCGGGCAAGAGGCTCGACATGTGTTCGATGCCCTAGGTGTTCCTCAGGAGGTTCAGTTAGGAAGTGATCATGATACCAAGAAGGCCCTCAGTGTGTCCGAAAATGGATATTTCGATGGCATTGACAAAGCCTTAATGACTAGACTCTATGTACTTTATAAAAACGACTTTAATCTGTTCGGTTACCAGTATTAG